A region of the Pseudoprevotella muciniphila genome:
CAAAAAATCGCGCCAGTTGGTGTCAAAATGTTACAAAAAACCATGCCGGTTGGTGTCAAATTGTTACAAAAAAGTTCAGATCGGTTGATGTGCATATACACAAACCCTTTTTGTCTGTATTTCTGCTTTTGCACTTGCAGCGCGTCATGACAATCAATCATATTCACCCTGGGCGATGTCCTGAGCTATGAGCGTTTGGGGCTTTCGGCCTGTTTGCCGGACACCAATCATGCTGAATACCTTGACATAACGGACGGGTAATTTCTGTCCGAAAACCCTGCCGTCTTTTTTAGGTTTTCTTTTCCTGATAATTGCCGTTAATTGCTTACCTTTGCAAAACATAAAAACGACCTACAAGGAACATATCTGAAGAATATTAAACAATTATCAGAATAAATAGAACATACCTTAAAATGGCAGAAAGAAAAGTTCGTGTACGTTTTGCCCCGAGCCCTACCGGTCCGCTACACATAGGAGGAGTGCGCACAGCGCTCTACAACTATCTGTTTGCGCGCCAGAATGGTGGCGATATGGTTTTCAGAATAGAAGACACAGACAGTAACCGCTTTGTACCCGGTGCAGAAGAATACATCCTCGAAGCCTTCAACTGGCTCGGCATTGTGTTCGACGAAGGTGTTAGTTTCGGGGGCGACAAGGGGCCCTACCGGCAGTCGGAAAGGCGTGATATTTACAAAAAATACGTAGATATTCTCCTCGAAGAGGGTAAGGCATACATAGCGTTCGACACACCGCAGGAACTCGAGGCAAAGCGCAACGAAATAAAGAATTTTCAGTACGATGCTTCCACACGCGGCATGATGCGCAACTCGCTCACGCTGCCGAAGGAGGAAGTTGAGGCACTCATCGCAGCAGGCACGCAGTATGTCGTGCGCTTCAAGATAGAACCGGGCGAGGAGGTGCACGTAAGAGACCTCATACGTGGCGACGTGAAAATCAGTTCTTCCGTACTCGACGACAAGGTGCTCTATAAGAGTGCCGACCAACTCCCCACATACCATCTGGCTAACATCGTGGACGACCACCTGATGGAGATAAGCCATGTGATACGTGGCGAAGAGTGGTTGCCGAGCGCACCGCTGCATGTGTTGCTCTACCGCGCCTTCGGATGGGAAGATACCATGCCGCAGTTCGCACACCTGTCATTGCTGCTCAAACCCGACGGCAAAGGAAAACTGTCGAAGCGTGACGGCGACCGGCTCGGATTTCCCGTCTTCCCGCTCCTGTGGAAAGACCCCAAGACGGGAGAAGAGTCGCGCGGATACCGTGAGGACGGCTATCTGCCGGAGGCGGTCATCAATTTCCTCGCCCTATTGGGATGGAACCCGGGCACGGATCAGGAAATCCTGTCTATGGAAGAACTGATCAACCAGTTCGACATCACGAAATGTTCGAAGGCAGGTGCAAAATTTGATTATGTGAAAGGACAGTGGTTCAACCACGAATATATCCTGCAAAAGCCCGACGCAGAACTCATGCCCCATTTCCAGAAAATACTGAAAGAAAATGGCATAGAAGTGCCCGACGAACGTGCACAGAAGGTGGTGGAACTCATGAAGAGCCGTGTGAATTTCATCAAGGAGTTGTGGCCCCTGTGCAGTTTCTTCTTCGAGGCACCGACGACCTACGACGAGAAGACCACACGCAAGCGCTGGAAAGCGCACAGTCCGAAGCAGATGTCGGAACTGCTGGAGGTGGTACGTGAGATAGACGATTTCTCCATCGAAAATCAGGAAGCAGTGGTTCATGGCTGGATAGAACAGAAAGAATACAAGATGGGCGATGTGATGAATGCATGGCGCCTGATGCTCGTGGGCGAAGGAAAAGGTCCGGGCATGTTCGACATCACGGCCTTCCTCGGGAAGGAAGAGACCCTCAGCCGAATGGAAAAGGCACTGAAAGAACTACCGGCAGCACCAACTGAATAAAAACAGAGGTTCCACACCACAACGTCACAACATGTACTCATTTATCATATTCCTATATGCCCTGGCTGTTTATATAGTTGCGTTTTTTGGCCACAAGAAAGCCCGAAAGATGGTACGGGGCCAAATGAAAACCTGGCACAAACTGAAATACCGGATTGACAAGAACGAAAAGTACATCTGGTTTCATGCTGCATCGCTCGGGGAGTTTGAACAGGGAAGACCACTCATCGAGCGAATAAAGAAAGAGCACCCGGAAAAGAAAATACTGCTCACTTTCTTTTCACCAAGCGGATATGAGGTGAGAAAGGACTATCCGTACGCCGACGTAGTGTGTTACCTGCCGTTCGATACAAAAATAAGCGCAAAAGCTTTCTTGCATTATGTGAAACTCGAAAAGGTTTTCTTCATCAAATACGAGTTTTGGCGCAACTACATCACACAGCTCAAAAAGAAAAACGTACCCATCTACAGTGTCAGTTCCATCTTCAGGCGTAAGCAGATTTTCTTCCGCTGGTATGGCTGGTGGTACAAATATATGCTCCGTCGGTTTACGCATTTCTTTGTGCAGGACGAGCGCAGCAAGGAACTTTTGGCTACTCTCGGCGTGAACCAGGTTACGGTAATGGGCGACACGCGATTCGACCGTGTCATCGACATCATGAAAGCCTCAAAAGAGTTTCCATTGGTGGATAAATTTACATACAGGGCAGAAAATCAGAAGAAAAACCAGACTGACATAGAGAAATACGACGACAAATTTCCAGTCTTGGTCTGCGGCAGCACATGGCCGGTCGATGAGGAATTCATCATACCTTATTTCAACAGGAACTTCAGAATGAAAATGGTGCTGGCACCTCATGTGGTCAGCGAAGAGCACCTCCAGCAAATAGAACAAAAACTCACACGCCCGTCCGTGAGATACACCAAAGCATCGAAGGAAGAGATAGACAAGGCGGAATGCCTCATCATCGACTGCTACGGCTTGCTCTCGAGTGTGTACAGATATGCTACAGTGGCTTACGTAGGCGGAGGCTTCGGGGTAGGCATACACAATGTGCCCGAGGCAGCAGTGTATGGCATACCGGTCATTATAGGACCAAACAATGAGAAGTTCCGCGAAGCGCAGCAACTGCTTGAAATAGGAGGATGTAAGGAGGTTAACAACGCCAGAGAATTTGAAAAATTGCTCGATACATTCTTTGCACACCCGGAACTCAAAAAGAGGGCGGGCGAGGCTGCCGGAAACTACATTATGGATCATGCCGGAGCAGCAGAAAAGATTTATCGCTTCGTGTTCCAATCAGAGGAAGAAAAGGATTGAAGTTCCTTGCCAAACTTTATTTTATTTAAATGATGACGAAAAAGTATATTTAAATGATGACGAAAAAGTATATTTAAATGATGACGAAAAAGTATAATTTTGACGAGATAATTTCGCGCGAAGGAAGTGGCGACTACAAAAACGGCGCACTCCTTCGCCTTTTTGGTCGCACGGACCTCATACCGATGTGGGTGGCTGACATGGATTGGGCTACACCGCCTTTCATCGTTGATGCACTGAAAAAACGCATGGAGCACCCCATATTCGGCTATACCCTTACGCCGCGCAACATGTGGACCGTCGTACGCAAGTGGATACGCGAACATCATCAGTGGGATGTGCCGGAAGAATGGATGACGTATATACCGGGCATAGTGAAAGGAATAGGCATGGCAATCAATGTCTTTCTGAAAGAAGACGAGAAAGTCATCATCCAACCACCCGTTTACCACCCGTTCCGACTCACACCCGAAGGCAACAGGCGCGAGGTGGTGTTCAACCCGCTGAAAGAACTGCCGAACGGCTCATACGCCATGGATTTTGACAACTTGGAGCAAGTGTGCGACGAAAAATGCAAGATGCTCATCCTCTCCAACCCACACAACCCTGCCGGCATCGTGTGGGACATAGAAACCTTGCAAACCCTGGCGCATTTCTGTGCTTCGAGGGGCATACTTGTCATTAGCGATGAAATCCATTGCGACATGGTGCTGACCGGACATAAACACCTGCCATTTGCTGCAGTGAGCGAGGAGGCAGCACAATGTAGCATCACTTTCGGAGCACCCTCTAAAACGTTCAACATAGCAGGAATAGTCAGTTCATACGCCATAGTGCCCAACGACGAGTTGCGCAAGAAGTTCTATGAATGGCTCGAAGCCAACGAACTCAACGAACCCACCATCTTCTCGCCAATAGCCACCATTGCAGCCTTCGGGCAGGGTGAAGAATGGAGACAGGAAATGCTGCAGTATGTGGAAGAAAACATAAAATTGGTGGTGGACTACTGTGCGCAGCACCTGCCGAAGATAAAACCACTCGTGCCTGATGCATCCTTTCTTGTATGGCTCGACTGTCGCGACATGGGGCTTGACCACGATGCACTCATCGACTTTTTTGTGAACAAAGCCCGTCTGGCGCTCAACGATGGCGAAATGTTCGGACCTGGCGGAGAAGGACACATGCGCATGAATGTGGCAGCACCAAGGTGTGTGATATTAAAAGCACTCGAACAACTGAAAGAGGTGTATTAACACACATTCTTTATCAAACAAAAGCCCTCGGAACGCTATGATACAAAGCATGCAAGATGTTGAAAAAATGGCGATGAAATGGGGTTTTTTGCCTTTTTTTGAATGTGGAATCAGGGGAATGTCCATAGCAGAGCATACACCGCCCGAACTATGGTTTTCCGACGATGTGGATGGTCCCTGGGAATGGAAAGGACCGCTCATAGGGCAAGGTTCCCTGGTATACGGGAAATTCTTCGATAAAAAGGCAGGATTTGTCAGTCTGGAATGGGTCGGTCATCTCATCAACTATCGCCGCGCAAAGGCTGTTGCACCACTGACACCAAAAGAAAAAGAAGTGTATGACTGTATAGTCGGCCATCAGGTGCTGCTGTCAAAAGAACTCAAAAAACGCTGCGGCTTCGTCAACCCTCGGTTACCTCGTCAAAATCAGTTAGAGAAAATCATCATGAAGGAGGTGAAACCGCCACGAAAGAAAGCAAAGGGCGAGTCCTTCGATGGTATTCTTACTCGCTTGCAAATGTCTCTTCGTGTATGCATAGCCGATTTTCGGTATAATTACGATAAAAACGGGAAAAGATACGGATGGGGAGTGGCAGAATATACCACCCCCGAACTGATGTATGGCGATGAAATAATTATGCCAAGTTGCAGTCCGGAGGAGTCCTATCGAAGAATGTTTTTGCAAATCATTCAAAAATTTCCGTATGCCACAGAAGAATCTGTCAGCCGCCTTTTGAAATTTTAAGAAAATTATAGACAACACCAAGAAAACAGCGCACACCTCTCATGAAAAG
Encoded here:
- a CDS encoding 3-deoxy-D-manno-octulosonic acid transferase, whose amino-acid sequence is MYSFIIFLYALAVYIVAFFGHKKARKMVRGQMKTWHKLKYRIDKNEKYIWFHAASLGEFEQGRPLIERIKKEHPEKKILLTFFSPSGYEVRKDYPYADVVCYLPFDTKISAKAFLHYVKLEKVFFIKYEFWRNYITQLKKKNVPIYSVSSIFRRKQIFFRWYGWWYKYMLRRFTHFFVQDERSKELLATLGVNQVTVMGDTRFDRVIDIMKASKEFPLVDKFTYRAENQKKNQTDIEKYDDKFPVLVCGSTWPVDEEFIIPYFNRNFRMKMVLAPHVVSEEHLQQIEQKLTRPSVRYTKASKEEIDKAECLIIDCYGLLSSVYRYATVAYVGGGFGVGIHNVPEAAVYGIPVIIGPNNEKFREAQQLLEIGGCKEVNNAREFEKLLDTFFAHPELKKRAGEAAGNYIMDHAGAAEKIYRFVFQSEEEKD
- the gltX gene encoding glutamate--tRNA ligase, translated to MAERKVRVRFAPSPTGPLHIGGVRTALYNYLFARQNGGDMVFRIEDTDSNRFVPGAEEYILEAFNWLGIVFDEGVSFGGDKGPYRQSERRDIYKKYVDILLEEGKAYIAFDTPQELEAKRNEIKNFQYDASTRGMMRNSLTLPKEEVEALIAAGTQYVVRFKIEPGEEVHVRDLIRGDVKISSSVLDDKVLYKSADQLPTYHLANIVDDHLMEISHVIRGEEWLPSAPLHVLLYRAFGWEDTMPQFAHLSLLLKPDGKGKLSKRDGDRLGFPVFPLLWKDPKTGEESRGYREDGYLPEAVINFLALLGWNPGTDQEILSMEELINQFDITKCSKAGAKFDYVKGQWFNHEYILQKPDAELMPHFQKILKENGIEVPDERAQKVVELMKSRVNFIKELWPLCSFFFEAPTTYDEKTTRKRWKAHSPKQMSELLEVVREIDDFSIENQEAVVHGWIEQKEYKMGDVMNAWRLMLVGEGKGPGMFDITAFLGKEETLSRMEKALKELPAAPTE
- a CDS encoding AlkZ-related protein → MIQSMQDVEKMAMKWGFLPFFECGIRGMSIAEHTPPELWFSDDVDGPWEWKGPLIGQGSLVYGKFFDKKAGFVSLEWVGHLINYRRAKAVAPLTPKEKEVYDCIVGHQVLLSKELKKRCGFVNPRLPRQNQLEKIIMKEVKPPRKKAKGESFDGILTRLQMSLRVCIADFRYNYDKNGKRYGWGVAEYTTPELMYGDEIIMPSCSPEESYRRMFLQIIQKFPYATEESVSRLLKF
- a CDS encoding MalY/PatB family protein; this encodes MTKKYNFDEIISREGSGDYKNGALLRLFGRTDLIPMWVADMDWATPPFIVDALKKRMEHPIFGYTLTPRNMWTVVRKWIREHHQWDVPEEWMTYIPGIVKGIGMAINVFLKEDEKVIIQPPVYHPFRLTPEGNRREVVFNPLKELPNGSYAMDFDNLEQVCDEKCKMLILSNPHNPAGIVWDIETLQTLAHFCASRGILVISDEIHCDMVLTGHKHLPFAAVSEEAAQCSITFGAPSKTFNIAGIVSSYAIVPNDELRKKFYEWLEANELNEPTIFSPIATIAAFGQGEEWRQEMLQYVEENIKLVVDYCAQHLPKIKPLVPDASFLVWLDCRDMGLDHDALIDFFVNKARLALNDGEMFGPGGEGHMRMNVAAPRCVILKALEQLKEVY